In Paenibacillus sonchi, a single genomic region encodes these proteins:
- a CDS encoding GNAT family N-acetyltransferase yields the protein MLRKLFGSAQQYADLMQLHVSMDFRHAGLGRSLFMMAAQQAEAWGAQKLYISAHSAEETQAFYRALGCVDAVEINAHHVALEPFDIQMEYVIGRDKEFRIKLGYVQQL from the coding sequence TTGCTGCGCAAGCTGTTCGGCAGTGCGCAGCAGTATGCGGATTTAATGCAGCTGCATGTCTCCATGGATTTCCGCCATGCCGGGCTTGGAAGAAGCTTGTTTATGATGGCGGCACAGCAGGCTGAAGCGTGGGGTGCGCAGAAGCTGTATATCTCAGCGCATTCCGCGGAAGAAACACAGGCTTTTTACCGGGCATTGGGCTGTGTTGATGCGGTGGAGATTAACGCGCATCATGTGGCGCTGGAGCCGTTTGATATACAGATGGAGTATGTGATTGGCCGGGATAAGGAATTCAGAATTAAGTTGGGTTATGTGCAGCAGCTTTAA
- a CDS encoding nucleotidyltransferase domain-containing protein, which yields MMHPSHVILEWQILANILKGLYTMDEHTKHKLLEKNERLINMVIERVRRDFPEDIAIIALSGSFVTGDFHEKSDLDLIIINNTDRGWEISSCFILDDVGYDLYCSPWNTRIEQQANLESPMVSSLIHMKVLYCAKPEFLERLKGYQQKALDELAKPIGETSLARAQAYICMAKQSYAEALLAEETGAVRYAAGNLALELFNAINCLNNTFFQQGIKRYLEELRPLKYLPHHFEQTYLDLVNARSVEELRSMAFRLLKNTTVLYDQMQAELVEPPVPTYDNLKGTYEEMWSNQRNKIIASTQAKDKSYAFLTALSAQDFLDEMLVSRGTAKFDVMKHFSADALETFQERFMEIMDEYLDEYKKVGREVARYESIEELTKSFMGGSV from the coding sequence ATGATGCATCCATCTCATGTTATATTGGAGTGGCAAATACTGGCGAACATACTAAAGGGGTTATACACTATGGATGAACATACGAAACATAAATTGCTTGAAAAAAACGAACGGCTCATCAACATGGTCATTGAGCGCGTAAGACGTGATTTTCCGGAAGACATCGCCATTATAGCGCTCTCGGGCTCATTTGTAACGGGTGATTTTCATGAAAAAAGCGACCTGGATCTGATCATCATCAACAATACCGACAGAGGCTGGGAGATATCATCTTGCTTTATCTTGGACGATGTCGGTTATGATCTATACTGCTCTCCGTGGAATACGCGCATTGAACAGCAGGCGAATCTGGAAAGTCCCATGGTTTCTTCGCTTATCCATATGAAGGTGCTTTACTGTGCAAAACCCGAATTTTTGGAGAGATTGAAAGGTTATCAGCAAAAGGCGCTTGATGAACTGGCCAAGCCCATTGGCGAAACCTCCCTTGCCAGGGCACAGGCGTATATCTGTATGGCAAAGCAATCCTATGCAGAAGCTTTGTTGGCAGAGGAAACCGGTGCTGTCCGTTATGCGGCAGGCAATCTGGCTCTTGAGCTTTTCAACGCGATTAATTGTCTCAATAATACTTTCTTTCAGCAAGGGATCAAGCGATATCTGGAAGAACTGCGCCCCTTGAAATATTTGCCCCATCATTTCGAACAAACTTATCTGGACCTGGTAAATGCCCGGTCGGTGGAAGAACTCAGAAGTATGGCCTTCCGTCTATTGAAAAATACAACAGTGCTTTATGATCAAATGCAAGCGGAACTGGTTGAACCTCCGGTTCCAACCTATGATAATCTAAAAGGCACATATGAAGAAATGTGGTCCAATCAGAGAAATAAGATCATTGCCAGCACACAGGCCAAGGATAAGTCATACGCCTTTCTTACCGCGCTAAGCGCTCAGGATTTTCTGGATGAGATGCTGGTTAGCCGGGGAACCGCGAAGTTCGATGTCATGAAGCATTTCTCGGCGGATGCGCTGGAAACTTTTCAGGAACGTTTTATGGAAATTATGGACGAATACCTTGATGAATATAAAAAAGTCGGCAGGGAAGTTGCCCGCTATGAATCTATTGAAGAGTTAACCAAAAGTTTTATGGGCGGCAGCGTATAA
- a CDS encoding HAD family hydrolase, translated as MDSMIFDLDGTLWDSLDVVADVWNRVLSENKGSIGVVTKEDLRGIMGLQADEAGRKMFPGLDEEAQQKILGQCYDAECVSLAEQGGRLFEQLEEVLKVLSAKYKLFIVSNCQEGYIEAFYEYHQLQKYFVDFENPGRTGLSKGENIKLIMERNNLTSPVYVGDTEGDLKAARYAGIPFVFASYGFGEVSDYDYIINSFEGLLELF; from the coding sequence ATGGATAGCATGATCTTTGATCTGGATGGAACGTTATGGGATTCCTTGGATGTTGTTGCAGATGTATGGAACAGAGTACTGAGCGAAAATAAAGGGAGCATAGGGGTAGTAACAAAGGAAGATTTAAGAGGAATTATGGGTCTGCAAGCAGATGAGGCCGGCCGAAAAATGTTTCCTGGCTTAGATGAAGAGGCACAGCAAAAGATTTTAGGACAGTGTTATGATGCGGAGTGTGTGAGCCTGGCTGAACAAGGCGGAAGGTTATTTGAACAGTTGGAAGAGGTCCTTAAAGTTTTATCTGCAAAATATAAGCTGTTCATTGTGAGTAATTGCCAAGAGGGATATATTGAAGCTTTTTATGAATATCATCAATTACAAAAATATTTCGTAGACTTTGAGAATCCGGGGAGAACCGGCCTGTCCAAAGGGGAGAATATCAAACTGATTATGGAAAGAAATAACTTAACGAGCCCTGTTTATGTAGGGGATACGGAGGGAGATCTGAAGGCTGCAAGATATGCCGGGATTCCTTTCGTATTTGCAAGCTACGGGTTTGGAGAAGTTAGTGATTATGATTATATCATTAATAGTTTCGAGGGGCTTTTGGAGCTGTTTTAG
- a CDS encoding class I SAM-dependent methyltransferase, translating into MDKQRLINIFDRQATQYDKKREDPKQQRWRQNLIGHAKGNVLELAVGTGANFPFYPPEVKITAADFSKAMIDKARQAANYHHLNAEFICSDMEEINFSDQSFDTIVSTLSFCSYKNPLRMLDKVNRWCKPDGVILFMEHGLSSNFMVAVMQKALNPLLYRVYGCHHTRDIIGLIQESRMQIDKVESHWLDMVHLIWAKPTINN; encoded by the coding sequence ATGGATAAACAGCGGTTGATAAATATTTTTGACAGACAGGCCACCCAATATGACAAAAAAAGAGAAGATCCCAAACAACAGCGCTGGCGGCAGAATCTTATTGGTCATGCGAAGGGCAATGTGCTTGAACTTGCAGTAGGCACAGGTGCTAATTTTCCGTTTTATCCTCCGGAAGTCAAGATTACTGCAGCGGACTTTAGTAAGGCAATGATTGACAAAGCACGGCAGGCAGCAAACTACCATCATCTGAACGCCGAATTTATCTGTTCCGATATGGAGGAAATCAACTTTTCCGATCAGTCGTTTGATACCATTGTTTCTACATTATCCTTTTGCAGCTATAAGAATCCGCTAAGGATGTTGGATAAAGTCAACCGCTGGTGTAAACCGGACGGGGTAATCCTGTTCATGGAGCATGGGCTCAGTTCTAACTTTATGGTAGCTGTTATGCAAAAAGCACTTAATCCGCTGCTATATCGTGTTTATGGATGCCATCATACAAGAGATATTATTGGACTGATCCAGGAGTCACGTATGCAAATCGACAAAGTGGAAAGCCACTGGCTGGATATGGTTCATCTGATTTGGGCGAAACCAACAATAAATAACTAA
- a CDS encoding DUF6809 family protein produces the protein MGSILEALFYGNIRPDEGIHPKHSEYHELNLKISSLINAYHKKLSPEEYDELEKLIDLLGQSTSMYSAAAYKEGFRLGTLMMIEVMGAGEKGAGGLGE, from the coding sequence ATGGGCAGTATATTGGAAGCCTTGTTCTATGGCAACATCAGGCCTGACGAAGGCATACACCCTAAGCATTCCGAATACCACGAGCTTAACCTAAAGATTTCTTCGTTAATCAATGCCTATCACAAGAAGTTGTCCCCGGAAGAGTACGATGAGCTGGAAAAGTTAATTGACCTATTGGGGCAAAGTACCTCCATGTATTCAGCTGCCGCATATAAGGAAGGGTTTCGGCTGGGGACGTTAATGATGATTGAGGTGATGGGGGCCGGGGAGAAGGGTGCTGGAGGTTTGGGAGAATAG
- a CDS encoding carbohydrate binding domain-containing protein: MVKKSCKVLLSMMLLCSMLWSVAVLPAGQATAATVSPTATDTAPAAATSSGGQQQEASPFSWDNANVYFVMTDRFNNGNTSNDGAYGRPKTDAWGSDVGTFHGGDIKGLTQKLEEGYFTDLGTNAIWITAPWEQMHGWVGGKDGDFAHYGYHGYYALDFTAMDKSMGTIAEMREFVDLAHAKGIRVVLDVVMNHVAYPTLVDMAEYGYGDRGGLAGNWTPNKGQGQNWHTHNNIMNTNNSSAWASWWGSSWIRANNIAGYDQCGGSDQTLCVGFLPDIKTESTGGTGLPPVLKTKFNKEASGYDNWIVPAAKQYRKDLNIAPKDYMIKWLSSWVEEFGIDGFRIDTAKHVQIDRWKELKTSASSSLAKWRQNNPTKPGADWTDNFWMTGEVWGHGLGRSNYFDNGFDSLINFSFQGSNMSDLEGLFSRYASELNGDLPNYNMLNYLSSHDKGLYNRGNLIQAGTALLLLPGGVQTFYGDETARPFGPTGSDQDQGSRSQMNWSGMNQSVLSHWQKLGQFRNNHIAVGAGTHKKIADGPYTFSRTYEKDDVLDKVVVATGASGTVDVNVSGIFPDGTTVRDAYTKNEAVVSGGKAKFTAGTNGVILIENVGVNKKFPVLTASPAGGKFKTETTTVTLSIKNADSGKYTLDGSNPVNGTAFTNGTTITIGADMAINDTKTLKMYAVNENGEGTASYEFTKGDPNAKLDVYFKKPSGWGTPSVYFYDTAPKDNDPTWATAPAMTSAGGDWYVYSFDKAEQAKIIFKDATGKQWPAQNQAGFTRTTTGWYDGSVWSDTDPRVVTKPTAPSNLASSVKTDKTVTLTWNASTDTSGIAGYDVYRNNAKVGSSTTTTYKDTGLTAETTYTYKVIAKSQSGGTSDPSNEISVKTLPSGQGNDNTATIYYKKGYATPYIHYRAEGGNWTAAPGVKMENSEIPGYAVHTIDLGTSAARAEVAFNNGSGQWDSNNQKNYFFNKGDNTYDSGKVTAGKPGTPNQGNKVTVYYKEGWTNVNIHYRAEGGTWTSAPGLKMENDPLNPGYKKITVDIGTASRLEACFNNGSNVWDSNGQKNYFFNTGDNIYIPGNNNAAGQVKLGEKPAGSDSAAPSIPANLAGNLSSGTPKTVTLTWSASTDNVGVADYQITRKAGTSTETFTVKATTFIDSTVKEGTTYKYQVRARDAASNFSANSNEVTIEVPGAGDIIAPSAPTNVKGTATSASVALQWTASTDNVAVAGYEIYRGAVKVGTSTTPAFTDTGLAEETSYNYTVKAFDAANNFSAASAELTVVTLKGTIVIPGGDKPYSTNPSFGKRVSVPITIDGTNSGEWTDDMLIAIDMAGDDPRTLGSNWSLHESPMDLSHLWAAWDNEFLYLAWQYVDVTDIVDPANAGSAGGTPIRSMDMPQTIAMDTIRGAGATHDMWKKNGKQPIWGGLDLPDYQFNIASNMFHSGYLSRAVNGVFPVDDGGVNYKTGAAAGITVKFAKGKGYTSLWGVKDADDVNDPSKLFNFMALGHDSNRDTFYEAKIPLSALGNPDMENAGIGVMLHQGEFSPMDTLPNDPATSDTPGISDSNSPKEWSDIDLLTAPFARIGK, from the coding sequence ATGGTAAAAAAAAGTTGCAAAGTTTTACTAAGCATGATGCTGCTCTGCTCAATGCTATGGAGCGTTGCAGTATTGCCAGCGGGCCAAGCAACAGCAGCCACAGTATCCCCCACAGCAACGGACACAGCGCCAGCAGCAGCAACCAGCAGCGGCGGACAGCAGCAAGAAGCAAGCCCATTCAGCTGGGATAATGCAAACGTTTACTTCGTCATGACAGACCGTTTCAACAACGGTAATACCAGCAATGACGGCGCTTATGGCAGACCTAAGACAGATGCCTGGGGATCGGATGTGGGTACATTCCACGGCGGAGATATTAAAGGTTTGACCCAGAAGCTGGAAGAAGGCTATTTCACAGACCTGGGTACAAATGCAATTTGGATCACAGCGCCTTGGGAACAAATGCACGGCTGGGTAGGCGGTAAAGATGGTGACTTTGCTCACTATGGCTACCATGGCTATTATGCACTTGATTTTACTGCAATGGATAAGAGCATGGGTACCATTGCTGAAATGCGCGAGTTCGTTGACCTCGCTCATGCCAAAGGAATTCGTGTTGTCCTTGACGTGGTTATGAACCATGTTGCTTATCCGACACTTGTGGATATGGCGGAATACGGATACGGTGACCGCGGCGGACTCGCCGGGAACTGGACTCCGAACAAGGGCCAGGGCCAGAACTGGCACACGCATAATAACATTATGAACACCAATAATTCCAGTGCATGGGCTTCCTGGTGGGGCAGCAGTTGGATTCGCGCCAACAATATTGCGGGTTACGATCAATGCGGCGGCAGCGATCAGACGCTGTGCGTAGGGTTCCTGCCTGATATCAAGACCGAATCCACTGGTGGCACCGGCTTGCCGCCGGTACTGAAGACGAAGTTCAACAAAGAAGCAAGCGGTTATGACAACTGGATCGTTCCGGCTGCCAAGCAATACCGCAAAGACCTGAACATCGCCCCTAAGGATTACATGATCAAATGGCTGTCTTCATGGGTTGAAGAATTCGGAATTGATGGTTTCCGTATCGATACTGCGAAGCATGTTCAAATAGATAGATGGAAAGAACTCAAAACAAGCGCAAGCAGTTCCCTTGCGAAATGGAGACAGAACAACCCGACGAAACCGGGAGCAGATTGGACAGATAACTTCTGGATGACCGGGGAGGTTTGGGGTCATGGCCTTGGAAGAAGCAATTATTTCGATAACGGGTTTGATTCCTTAATCAACTTCTCCTTCCAAGGCTCAAATATGAGCGACCTGGAAGGTCTTTTCTCCCGCTATGCAAGTGAATTAAACGGCGATCTGCCTAATTACAATATGCTCAACTATCTTTCTTCCCACGATAAAGGGTTGTACAACCGCGGAAACCTGATTCAGGCAGGTACCGCGCTTCTGCTTCTCCCGGGCGGAGTGCAAACCTTCTATGGAGATGAAACAGCAAGACCGTTCGGGCCTACCGGCTCTGACCAGGATCAAGGCTCGCGTTCACAGATGAACTGGAGCGGCATGAACCAAAGTGTTCTGTCACACTGGCAGAAGCTTGGACAATTCAGAAACAATCACATTGCGGTAGGCGCAGGAACGCATAAGAAAATTGCGGACGGTCCGTATACGTTCTCACGCACCTATGAGAAAGATGATGTTCTGGATAAAGTAGTCGTGGCTACAGGAGCTTCGGGAACTGTGGATGTGAATGTATCCGGCATCTTCCCGGATGGGACTACTGTGCGTGATGCTTACACGAAAAACGAAGCGGTTGTAAGCGGAGGCAAGGCCAAATTTACCGCTGGAACCAACGGTGTTATTCTGATTGAAAATGTTGGCGTAAACAAGAAGTTCCCGGTTCTGACTGCTTCACCCGCAGGCGGCAAATTCAAAACCGAAACGACCACTGTAACGCTGTCAATCAAGAATGCGGACAGCGGCAAGTACACGCTGGATGGCAGTAATCCGGTTAACGGGACTGCATTTACCAATGGAACAACAATCACGATTGGCGCAGACATGGCCATTAATGACACGAAAACGCTGAAGATGTACGCTGTGAATGAAAATGGCGAAGGTACTGCTTCGTACGAGTTCACGAAGGGCGATCCTAACGCCAAGCTGGATGTCTACTTCAAGAAACCGTCCGGATGGGGAACACCATCCGTCTACTTCTATGACACAGCACCAAAGGATAATGACCCAACCTGGGCTACAGCTCCAGCTATGACAAGTGCTGGCGGAGACTGGTATGTCTACAGCTTTGACAAAGCTGAACAAGCTAAGATTATCTTTAAAGACGCTACTGGCAAACAATGGCCTGCCCAAAACCAGGCTGGATTCACCAGAACAACAACAGGCTGGTATGACGGAAGCGTGTGGTCCGATACAGATCCGCGTGTCGTAACTAAACCGACGGCTCCATCCAACCTGGCTAGTTCTGTGAAAACAGACAAGACAGTAACATTGACGTGGAATGCGTCCACCGACACCTCCGGAATTGCCGGATACGACGTATACCGCAACAATGCGAAGGTTGGATCGTCGACAACAACAACGTATAAGGATACAGGCTTGACTGCAGAAACAACGTATACCTATAAAGTGATTGCTAAGAGCCAATCCGGCGGCACATCCGATCCAAGTAATGAGATCAGCGTTAAGACTTTGCCGTCTGGACAAGGCAATGACAACACCGCTACGATTTACTACAAAAAAGGATACGCAACTCCTTACATTCACTACCGTGCTGAAGGTGGCAACTGGACAGCCGCTCCTGGCGTGAAAATGGAGAATTCCGAAATTCCTGGGTATGCTGTGCACACGATTGACCTGGGGACCTCGGCAGCACGCGCAGAGGTTGCTTTCAACAATGGCAGCGGTCAATGGGACAGCAACAATCAGAAGAACTATTTCTTCAACAAAGGCGACAATACCTATGATTCGGGTAAAGTGACTGCCGGTAAACCGGGAACTCCAAATCAGGGCAATAAAGTTACCGTTTATTACAAAGAGGGCTGGACAAATGTTAACATCCATTATCGCGCCGAGGGTGGTACATGGACATCCGCTCCAGGCTTGAAGATGGAGAATGACCCGTTGAATCCTGGCTACAAAAAAATAACGGTCGATATTGGAACCGCCAGCCGTCTGGAAGCTTGCTTTAATAACGGAAGCAACGTTTGGGACAGCAACGGTCAGAAGAACTACTTCTTCAACACAGGCGACAATATTTACATTCCCGGCAACAACAATGCCGCTGGGCAAGTGAAGCTTGGGGAGAAGCCGGCAGGTTCCGATTCGGCTGCTCCTTCAATCCCTGCTAACCTGGCTGGCAATCTCAGCAGTGGAACTCCAAAGACGGTCACTTTGACTTGGAGTGCTTCTACTGACAATGTTGGCGTAGCAGATTACCAAATTACCCGAAAGGCTGGTACAAGCACGGAGACATTTACGGTGAAGGCGACAACTTTTATCGACAGCACAGTGAAGGAAGGTACGACTTACAAGTACCAGGTCCGCGCCCGTGATGCTGCAAGTAATTTCTCCGCTAACAGCAATGAAGTAACCATCGAAGTACCGGGCGCTGGTGATATCATCGCACCTTCGGCGCCAACAAATGTAAAAGGTACAGCAACTTCTGCCAGTGTTGCCCTTCAGTGGACCGCTTCAACGGATAATGTGGCGGTAGCAGGTTACGAGATCTATCGTGGCGCAGTAAAAGTAGGAACATCAACAACGCCTGCATTCACGGACACCGGTTTGGCTGAAGAAACATCGTATAACTACACGGTAAAAGCTTTCGATGCTGCAAATAACTTCTCAGCAGCAAGCGCTGAGCTTACAGTGGTGACATTGAAAGGAACGATCGTTATTCCTGGCGGGGACAAGCCATATTCCACTAACCCTTCATTTGGTAAACGCGTATCCGTTCCAATCACAATAGATGGAACCAACAGTGGTGAATGGACAGATGACATGCTGATTGCGATCGATATGGCCGGTGATGATCCGCGTACGCTTGGCAGCAACTGGTCGCTTCATGAATCGCCAATGGACCTGAGCCATCTGTGGGCAGCATGGGACAACGAGTTCCTGTATCTGGCTTGGCAGTATGTAGATGTTACAGACATCGTTGATCCTGCTAATGCTGGTTCGGCAGGCGGTACACCGATCCGCTCCATGGATATGCCGCAGACGATTGCTATGGATACGATTCGTGGTGCAGGTGCAACACATGATATGTGGAAGAAAAATGGAAAACAACCGATCTGGGGCGGGCTGGACCTTCCCGATTATCAATTCAACATCGCTTCGAATATGTTCCACTCGGGTTACCTTTCCAGAGCCGTAAACGGTGTGTTCCCGGTCGACGATGGCGGGGTGAACTATAAGACAGGAGCTGCAGCAGGCATTACCGTTAAATTTGCTAAAGGTAAAGGTTATACTTCCCTGTGGGGAGTAAAAGATGCTGATGATGTTAATGATCCAAGCAAGCTCTTCAACTTCATGGCGCTTGGCCACGATTCCAATCGTGACACTTTCTATGAAGCGAAAATTCCGCTCAGCGCACTCGGAAATCCGGATATGGAGAACGCGGGTATCGGCGTAATGCTGCACCAAGGCGAATTCTCGCCAATGGATACCCTTCCAAATGATCCAGCGACTTCCGATACGCCAGGGATATCGGATTCCAACTCCCCTAAAGAGTGGAGTGACATCGATTTATTGACTGCTCCGTTCGCACGTATCGGCAAATAA
- a CDS encoding response regulator transcription factor — translation MREKIIIIDDDTETRKLLVQSLLKHGYEAVGYAHSGQALVSFIHSHDPDLIILELSMPGAGGLNLCTELRKFSDKPVLYTSHQTDDYLRIEALNRGADDFIAKPYSFEVLLARIRAHLRRYKRAFPVNQRHLILYPGLQIDPTTHSVIAYGREVSLSSKEFRLLVVLAKNPNRVFPTETLYDLIWNDMKQGDIRTVMVHIYNLRQKIEKTPSEPLYIHTVRGAGYKFNGSVFIESVD, via the coding sequence ATGCGGGAAAAAATCATAATCATTGATGATGATACTGAAACTCGCAAGTTATTGGTTCAATCCTTACTAAAGCATGGATATGAAGCTGTTGGTTATGCCCATAGCGGACAAGCATTGGTCAGCTTCATTCATTCTCACGATCCTGATTTAATTATTCTTGAACTGTCAATGCCAGGGGCGGGCGGCTTGAACTTATGCACGGAATTGCGCAAATTCAGTGATAAACCAGTGCTTTATACAAGTCATCAAACCGATGATTATCTCAGGATTGAAGCCTTGAACCGGGGGGCAGATGATTTTATTGCCAAACCCTACAGCTTTGAAGTATTGCTTGCCCGAATCAGAGCACACCTCCGCAGGTATAAACGGGCTTTTCCTGTTAATCAGCGTCATTTGATACTCTATCCAGGCCTGCAGATTGATCCTACTACCCACTCAGTAATCGCCTATGGCAGGGAAGTCTCTTTATCTTCTAAAGAATTCCGACTCCTTGTTGTTCTGGCAAAAAATCCGAACCGCGTATTTCCCACCGAAACCTTATATGATCTGATTTGGAATGACATGAAGCAAGGGGACATACGAACCGTCATGGTTCATATTTATAACTTGCGGCAAAAAATCGAGAAAACCCCGAGTGAACCGCTATATATCCATACGGTCAGAGGTGCTGGCTATAAATTTAACGGATCGGTTTTTATAGAATCTGTGGATTAA
- a CDS encoding aldo/keto reductase, with protein MEIVKLGNTGLDVSRLCLGCMSFGEADRWVHPWVLDEDRSRIIIKQALELGINFFDTANVYSDGTSEEIVGRALKDYAHRDEIVLATKVHFRMHQGPNGAGLSRKAIMSEIDKSLKRLGTDYVDLYQIHRWDHHTPIEETMEALHDVVKAGKARYIGASAMFAWQFLKALHVAEKHGWTRFVSMQNHLNLLYREEEREMLPLCKEEKIAVIPYSPLASGRLTRDWSESTHRSETDQVQKSKYDATANTDRLIAEQVAAIAEQRGVPRAQVALAWLLQKEPVTAPIIGATKSTHLDDAAAALSITLTPEEIASLEEPYVPHPVVGAL; from the coding sequence ATGGAAATTGTAAAGCTTGGAAATACGGGCCTGGATGTCTCCCGGCTGTGCCTGGGCTGTATGAGCTTTGGTGAAGCAGATCGATGGGTCCATCCCTGGGTACTGGATGAAGACCGCAGTCGTATTATTATCAAACAAGCCCTTGAACTGGGTATCAATTTTTTTGACACGGCGAACGTATATTCAGATGGAACAAGCGAGGAAATTGTGGGCCGGGCTTTGAAGGATTATGCCCATCGGGATGAAATTGTCCTGGCGACGAAAGTACATTTCCGTATGCATCAAGGTCCTAATGGGGCCGGACTTTCCCGGAAGGCGATCATGAGTGAAATCGATAAAAGCCTGAAGCGGCTGGGAACCGATTATGTGGACCTGTACCAGATTCACCGCTGGGATCACCATACGCCGATCGAAGAGACGATGGAAGCCCTGCATGATGTAGTTAAGGCCGGGAAGGCAAGATACATTGGGGCTTCAGCCATGTTCGCATGGCAGTTCCTGAAGGCACTGCATGTTGCTGAAAAACATGGATGGACCCGGTTCGTATCGATGCAGAATCATTTGAACCTCTTATACCGTGAAGAGGAGAGGGAGATGCTCCCGCTATGCAAGGAAGAAAAAATCGCTGTCATTCCCTATAGCCCGCTGGCCTCTGGCAGATTGACGCGGGACTGGTCCGAATCCACACACCGCTCCGAGACTGACCAGGTCCAGAAATCCAAATACGATGCAACGGCAAATACTGACCGCCTGATTGCAGAACAGGTTGCAGCAATCGCCGAACAACGCGGCGTTCCACGCGCTCAAGTTGCCCTAGCCTGGTTATTGCAGAAAGAACCCGTGACCGCCCCCATTATCGGCGCTACCAAAAGCACCCATCTCGATGATGCGGCAGCCGCGCTGTCCATCACGCTAACACCCGAAGAAATCGCTTCGCTGGAAGAGCCGTATGTTCCGCATCCGGTGGTTGGTGCTCTATAA
- a CDS encoding RNA polymerase alpha subunit C-terminal domain-containing protein, translating into MPDQQGSLRTCEKGHTYRKKSDCPACPVCEQERKPKDGFMSLLAAPVRRALEREGIATLQELSAYTEKAILKLHGIGPSSMPKLRQALAEEGLAFKKADSDN; encoded by the coding sequence ATGCCAGATCAACAAGGAAGCTTAAGGACCTGTGAGAAAGGGCATACCTACCGTAAAAAATCAGATTGTCCCGCCTGCCCGGTCTGTGAGCAGGAACGGAAGCCGAAGGATGGTTTTATGTCCCTGCTGGCCGCTCCGGTGAGACGGGCGCTGGAGCGTGAGGGCATCGCAACGCTGCAGGAGCTTTCCGCTTATACCGAGAAGGCTATTTTGAAGCTGCACGGAATTGGCCCATCCTCCATGCCGAAGCTCAGACAAGCGTTGGCGGAAGAGGGTCTGGCTTTTAAGAAAGCTGATTCTGATAATTAA
- a CDS encoding CPBP family intramembrane glutamic endopeptidase, giving the protein MTTHWTRRVTAFFVNRDPEYESFLRQHQAASRRSILFYLSCAILPGFLAYLLIYPLRPRLMELTGLSSHYIQFLVLAVMASGWHIFFPLFMLKFVDKLTWKQTFTYLGFRKGDAKGLLVILPIITIIFTVLSLPYMKWMFPPLSAFLDSIPALRMGEWHIYHQGYYDFPWPLLVIGLIGNFIGEEMYFRGFLLKKIGRLRFDWLIVSVLFQFYHMWQAPMNWAFIPLAVVIPCEILVKLRKNLYGAILFHIYINTVWGAVTLYLVGV; this is encoded by the coding sequence ATGACAACCCATTGGACCCGTAGAGTTACCGCCTTTTTTGTAAATCGTGACCCTGAATATGAAAGTTTTCTTCGCCAGCATCAAGCAGCCAGCCGCCGAAGCATTCTGTTTTATTTATCCTGCGCCATCCTGCCCGGCTTCTTGGCGTATTTGCTGATCTATCCGCTCCGCCCCCGGCTCATGGAACTCACAGGTCTATCCAGTCACTACATCCAGTTTCTTGTGCTGGCTGTGATGGCCAGCGGATGGCATATTTTTTTTCCATTATTCATGCTAAAATTTGTGGATAAGCTGACCTGGAAGCAGACGTTTACATATCTCGGATTCCGAAAAGGGGATGCCAAGGGGCTTCTCGTGATTCTTCCAATAATCACTATTATTTTCACCGTCCTCTCCCTGCCCTATATGAAATGGATGTTCCCGCCCTTGTCCGCCTTCTTGGATTCTATACCCGCGCTGCGGATGGGAGAATGGCATATCTATCATCAAGGCTACTATGATTTTCCCTGGCCGCTCTTGGTAATCGGGCTGATTGGGAATTTTATCGGAGAGGAAATGTATTTCCGCGGATTTTTGCTGAAGAAGATCGGCCGCCTCCGCTTTGACTGGCTGATTGTCAGTGTGCTGTTCCAGTTTTATCACATGTGGCAAGCGCCGATGAATTGGGCTTTTATTCCGCTCGCCGTAGTGATTCCTTGTGAGATTCTGGTGAAGCTGCGCAAGAACTTGTATGGAGCTATTTTATTTCATATCTACATCAACACCGTCTGGGGTGCAGTTACGCTTTATCTCGTTGGCGTATAA